A single genomic interval of Koleobacter methoxysyntrophicus harbors:
- a CDS encoding transporter substrate-binding domain-containing protein, which yields MEGKSLSFIFSIFLVGYLTITGFVKAIDNDMTIKVAGDNHFPPYEYVDERGIYKGFNVDIIRAIAIETGVDIEIHPMTWYEALDALEKGEIDAIQGMKYNEKRDAYYDFSEEYLISSQAIFVSNENRYIVDLGDLKDQKVSVQKGDVSTYLLENIEGVELIWTENQEEALQLLAANHVDAFVGNRNTGLYIIQKNRWNDLIKIVGEPINPTKYAVAVKEGNKAVLDIFNKGITAIKADGTYEKIYRKWFGEDVQKPPIFLKRFLYFLLVILSVSLFASVVVFRLNRLLQLEVRKRTMQLKKQDQFKEQILNSIFYGIATINKAGIITSINDPGKRIIDAKGEKLEGKHYKKTPLEGYFKRTHLIKVLRTGRKYIAMEMEKKFGDITKVIEYNIYPLISGNNKIEGAIVSFSDITNIKRLKENLIIKDKMQALGEMAASIAHEIKNPLTSIKAFIELIPDKYDNQEFREQVFKYVPSEIQRLSNLLNNLLDYSKPYKNTKELFDVSRLFDEVLILFSNQFKKYRIKLNPVFEKGLYVYADRQQFKQIIINIMLNAVESMDLGGELTISGKSSGSHVIIAISDTGHGIPPEDLKKIFEPFFTRKKYGTGLGLSIAYQFVKENNGNIEIRSIEGQGTEVILKFPLV from the coding sequence ATGGAAGGGAAAAGTTTGTCATTTATTTTCAGTATATTTTTAGTAGGTTATCTTACTATAACCGGATTCGTTAAAGCTATCGATAATGATATGACTATAAAGGTAGCCGGTGATAATCACTTTCCCCCGTATGAATATGTAGATGAACGAGGAATTTATAAGGGGTTTAATGTGGATATAATTCGCGCCATAGCTATAGAAACGGGAGTAGATATTGAAATCCACCCTATGACCTGGTATGAGGCATTGGATGCCCTTGAAAAAGGTGAAATCGATGCTATCCAGGGAATGAAATATAATGAAAAAAGAGATGCCTATTACGATTTTTCCGAAGAATATCTTATAAGTTCCCAGGCCATTTTCGTCTCGAATGAAAACAGATATATTGTAGATTTAGGTGACCTAAAAGATCAAAAGGTTTCTGTACAAAAAGGAGACGTCTCAACCTATCTCTTAGAAAATATCGAAGGTGTCGAACTAATATGGACAGAAAATCAGGAAGAAGCGCTGCAACTCTTAGCAGCAAACCACGTAGATGCCTTCGTAGGAAATAGAAATACGGGCCTTTACATTATACAGAAAAACCGGTGGAATGATTTAATTAAAATAGTGGGGGAACCGATTAACCCGACAAAATACGCGGTAGCAGTTAAGGAAGGTAATAAGGCAGTATTAGATATCTTTAACAAGGGGATAACGGCCATAAAAGCTGACGGCACATATGAAAAAATATACAGAAAATGGTTCGGTGAAGATGTTCAAAAGCCCCCTATTTTCTTAAAGCGTTTCTTATACTTTTTATTGGTAATTTTATCTGTTTCCTTATTTGCCAGTGTAGTCGTTTTCAGGTTGAACCGGCTTCTTCAGCTGGAAGTAAGGAAACGCACCATGCAGCTTAAAAAACAGGACCAATTCAAGGAACAGATTCTAAACAGCATCTTTTACGGTATCGCGACAATCAATAAGGCCGGAATAATTACTTCCATTAATGACCCGGGTAAAAGGATCATCGATGCGAAGGGTGAAAAATTAGAAGGTAAACACTATAAAAAAACCCCACTTGAAGGTTATTTTAAGCGAACCCACCTGATTAAAGTGCTGAGAACCGGCAGGAAATACATAGCTATGGAGATGGAAAAGAAATTCGGGGACATAACAAAGGTCATTGAATATAATATTTACCCTCTCATCAGCGGTAATAACAAAATAGAAGGGGCCATTGTGAGTTTTAGTGACATAACCAATATTAAGAGGTTAAAGGAAAACCTGATTATAAAGGATAAAATGCAGGCTTTAGGTGAAATGGCAGCAAGTATCGCTCACGAAATTAAAAACCCCCTTACATCAATAAAAGCCTTCATTGAACTTATACCCGATAAATATGATAATCAGGAATTTAGAGAACAGGTCTTCAAATACGTTCCATCTGAAATTCAACGACTCAGTAATCTTCTCAACAATCTCCTTGATTATTCAAAGCCCTACAAAAATACTAAGGAATTATTTGATGTGAGCAGGCTTTTTGATGAAGTCCTAATACTGTTCTCGAATCAATTCAAAAAATACAGGATAAAACTGAACCCGGTCTTTGAAAAGGGGTTATACGTCTATGCAGATAGGCAGCAGTTTAAACAGATAATTATAAATATCATGCTGAATGCTGTTGAATCCATGGATCTGGGTGGAGAGTTAACTATTAGCGGAAAATCTTCAGGCAGTCATGTTATCATTGCAATATCAGACACAGGTCACGGCATTCCTCCTGAAGACTTGAAGAAGATATTCGAACCTTTCTTCACAAGGAAAAAATACGGGACGGGCCTGGGCTTATCTATAGCTTATCAATTTGTTAAAGAAAATAATGGCAATATAGAAATTAGAAGTATTGAAGGGCAGGGGACCGAGGTTATATTGAAGT